The Gordonia iterans DNA window GTCAGCCCGAGGTAGCCGTGGTCGGGGAGGCCGGCTCGGTGGATGCGGCACTGGCCGAGGTGGCGCACACCGACCCCGATGTCGTCGTCGTGGATCTCAAACTCACCGCCGGCACCGATTACGAGGGCATGCGGCTGATCGGGGAGCTCAAGCGGTGGAATCCCGATGTCGCGGTGCTGGTCCTCACCACCTTCCTCGACGACGATCTGGTGATCCGCGCGGTGCGGGCGGGTGCTCGGGGCTATGTGGTGAAGGACGTCGACACCACAGAACTGGTCCGGGCGATCCGAGCGCTCGCCGACGGTGGCAGCGCTTTCGATCCGCGCAGCTCGACCATCGTCATGCGCACCATGTCGGGGGAGCGGAACGTCGCCGAAGAACTGACCGATCGGGAGCGCGAGGTGCTCCGCCTGCTGGCCGACGGCATGTCCAACGCGGGGATCGGGAAGCGGCTGTTCATCTCCGAATCGACCGTCAAGTTCCACATTCGGAACGTGATCCGCAAGCTCCGCGTCTCCAAGCGCACCGACGCCGTCTACGTGGCGAGCAAACGCGGCCTCATCTGAGGCGTCACGCCTGGTCGAACCCCGTTCTCGCGGGTGGAGCCGGTTCTCGCTGGTCGAGCCGGTTCTCGCTGGTCGAGCAGGTTCTCGCTGGTCGAGCGCAGTCGAGACCCCGAAGTGACTCAGCGGCGATCCAGGATCAGCCAGCCGCCGTGGTCGTCGAAGACGTCGATGCGGTGCGACGACGACCACGGCGCCGCCCAGTCCCGGAGGTCGTGTTCGGTGAGGCATTGCCGGTGGCCGAAGTGTTCACTCGGCGTCTCCTCGTACGGAACCGCGATGATCACGCGCCTACGCGCAACGCACAGCGCCTCGGCGATCGCGCGGTGCACATCGCTCGAATCCAGGTGCTCCAAGAGATGGAGCAGGGTCACGGTGTCGACCGACGATGCCGGGAACGGAAGATCGCGCGCGTCGCCGACCTGCGTGGTGATGTCCAGGCCGAACTCCCGGGCCGCGGCGTCCAGGAGTCGGAGGGCGGCCGGCTCGATGTCGATTGCCGCCACCCGGTACCCGTCCTGGGCACACTGCAGCGCGAAGAACCCGAAGCACGAACCCACCTCCAGTACCTCATCGCCGACCAGGAGCGACCGAGCGCGCAGGTGTACCGGGCTGAATGAGGCCTGACCGCTGCGCAGTTCAGCGACTGAGTTCCGGTAGAACCAGCGCCACGCAGTCTCCGCGGGCACGCCGCAGCTCTCGACCACGGCCACGAACGCGCGCTCGAACTCGTTCTGGCCTACCAGCAGGCCCGCCTCCATGAGCTGCCCCAGCGCACTGACGATCCGATCGTCGCTGATCTGCGCGGGACTGAGTCGGTGCTCGATCTTCACTCGATCCGCGCGGCTGCGGACCCGAAGGGGAAGCGGCCCGCGCGCACTCGGGTGTGCCGCGCCCGATGATCCTCCCGGGCCGGCGAGGATCTGTCGGACCGGCCGGTGGGTCGCGTCGATTTCGTTCATAGTCGCACGTTAGGCCTGGTGGCGACCGTTGGGGACCTGTCCGAACGGGTGCCGTGACTGGCCATTGGGACAGGTCTGCCGTCTCCACCCCCTTGCGTCGTCGACACCGCTCTGACCTCGGGATTTGTGAAGTCGGAGCGGCATGTGTAACTTAACTCAGGTCGCCGACGAGAAAGTTTCGAAAGAATCTTCCGGATCGGGGTTGACACGGAGGTCTCATTCTAACTAGAATGAAGTCCTCTGGTCGACGGGCGTTCACAACGAACCTCACAGTTTGTGACGGACGACATGTTGACCGAAAAGTTCTGGCCTCCTAGGCTGGAACAGTTGCCCGTGTGTCGGGTGGCGTGACTCTTGCTTGCTGATGTTCGTTCGGGCTGTGTGTTTGGGCGTGTTGGTGGGTGTGTGTTTTTTGAGAACTCGATAGTGTGTGATGGATTTTCTTGTGCCATTTGTTTTGTCATCTGGTGTGAGTTGGTCTGTCTTTTTGGATGAGATTGATTTTTTTTGCCAGTTGATTTTTTTTGGATTGTTTTTTGGTCAGGTCTTTTCTCTGATTGTGTTTTTGTTGGAGAGTTTGATCCTGGCTCAGGACGAACGCTGGCGGCGTGCTTAACACATGCAAGTCGAACGGAAAGGCCCAGCTTGCTGGGTACTCGAGTGGCGAACGGGTGAGTAACACGTGGGTGATCTGCCTTGCACTCTGGGATAAGCTTGGGAAACTGGGTCTAATACTGGATATGACCACTGATCGCATGGTTGGTGGTGGAAAGCTTTTGCGGTGTGAGATGGGCCCGCGGCCTATCAGCTTGTTGGTGGGGTAATGGCCTACCAAGGCGACGACGGGTAGCCGACCTGAGAGGGTGATCGGCCACACTGGGACTGAGACACGGCCCAGACTCCTACGGGAGGCAGCAGTGGGGAATATTGCACAATGGGCGCAAGCCTGATGCAGCGACGCCGCGTGAGGGATGACGGCCTTCGGGTTGTAAACCTCTTTCGCCAGGGACGAAGCTTTTGTGACGGTACCTGGAGAAGAAGCACCGGCCAACTACGTGCCAGCAGCCGCGGTAATACGTAGGGTGCGAGCGTTGTCCGGAATTACTGGGCGTAAAGAGCTCGTAGGCGGTTTGTCGCGTCGTCTGTGAAATCCTGCAACTCAATTGCAGGCGTGCAGGCGATACGGGCAGACTTGAGTACTACAGGGGAGACTGGAATTCCTGGTGTAGCGGTGAAATGCGCAGATATCAGGAGGAACACCGGTGGCGAAGGCGGGTCTCTGGGTAGTAACTGACGCTGAGGAGCGAAAGCGTGGGGAGCGAACAGGATTAGATACCCTGGTAGTCCACGCCGTAAACGGTGGGTACTAGGTGTGGGGTCCATTTCACGGATTCTGTGCCGTAGCTAACGCATTAAGTACCCCGCCTGGGGAGTACGGCCGCAAGGCTAAAACTCAAAGGAATTGACGGGGGCCCGCACAAGCGGCGGAGCATGTGGATTAATTCGATGCAACGCGAAGAACCTTACCTGGGTTTGACATACACCAGACGTATGTAGAGATACATATTCCCTTGTGGTTGGTGTACAGGTGGTGCATGGCTGTCGTCAGCTCGTGTCGTGAGATGTTGGGTTAAGTCCCGCAACGAGCGCAACCCTTGTCCTGTATTGCCAGCACGTAATGGTGGGGACTTGCAGGAGACTGCCGGGGTCAACTCGGAGGAAGGTGGGGATGACGTCAAGTCATCATGCCCCTTATGTCCAGGGCTTCACACATGCTACAATGGCGCGTACAGAGGGCTGCGATACCGTGAGGTGGAGCGAATCCCTTAAAGCGTGTCTCAGTTCGGATTGGGGTCTGCAACTCGACCCCATGAAGTCGGAGTCGCTAGTAATCGCAGATCAGCAACGCTGCGGTGAATACGTTCCCGGGCCTTGTACACACCGCCCGTCACGTCATGAAAGTCGGTAACACCCGAAGCCGGTGGCCTAACCCGTGAGGGGGGGAGCCGTCGAAGGTGGGATCGGCGATTGGGACGAAGTCGTAACAAGGTAGCCGTACCGGAAGGTGCGGCTGGATCACCTCCTTTCTAAGGAGCAAACTACAACAAACAGTTTCTGGTCTGTTCATGGCCGGCTGTGTGTTTGTTCGAGGGTGAAACATGAGAAGCCATCCCGGTGTGCTGGTTCGTCACTGTGACGGATCGGTGCGGGGTGGGCTGTGGTCGGGTGACCGGCGTAGCGGATGTCACACACTATCGGGGTTCTGAGGAAACAGGCCTGCTGCCGGCACCCTTGGGGGTGTTTGGGGGTGGAGGGGTTTTCTTGGTGTTCACTGACTTTCGGCGTGCTGGTTGGGTGCGTGTCTGGGGTGGGTGGGTGTGTGTTGTTTGAGAAGTGCATAGTGGATGCGAGCATCAAAAATCTTGTTTTGGTGTTTGTACTGCAATTTATACGATTTATGGTTTCTGTTCTTTTAACGAAGATGCAGTTTTACTCATGTTGTGTGTAGGTGTCCACATTCGTGTCTCGTGCCGGTTAGGTGTGGGGTGTGTTTGTGGGTGTTGTTGTAAGTGTTTTAGGGCGTTCGGTGGATGCCTTGGTACCAGGAGCCGATGAAGGACGTGGTAGGCCGCGATAGTCCTCGGGGAGTTGTCAAACGAGCTGTGATCCGAGGGTGTCCGAATGGGGAAACCCAGCACCAGTTGTGTGGTGTTACCGCCCGGTGAATGTATAGCCGGTGCGGGGGGAACGTGGGGAAGTGAAACATCTCAGTACCCATAGGAAGAGAAAACAATATGTGATTCCGTGAGTAGTGGCGAGCGAAAGTGGATGAGGCTAAACCGCGCGTATGTGATACTCGGCAGGGGTTGTGCGTGTGGTGTTGTGGGAGCATCGTTGCTGTGTCTGCCGGCATAGCGGTCAGTGAGAAAGTGTTGTGTTAGGTGAAGTGGCCTGGGATGGTCTGCCGTAGACGGTGAGAGTCCGGTAACTGAAAACGCAATGCCTGGCTTCGGTGTTTCCCGAGTAGCAGCGGGCTCGTGGAATCTGCTGTGAATCTGCCGGGACCACCCGGTAAGCCTGAATACTTCCTGGTGACCGATAGCGGACGAGTACCGTGAGGGAAAGGTGAAAAGTACCCCGGGAGGGGAGTGAAATAGTACCTGAAACCGGACGCTTACAATCCGTCAGAGCTGGCGCACCCGTTGGGGTGGTTGGTGATGGCGTGCCTTTTGAAGAATGAGCCTGCGAGTTAGTGCTCAGTGGCGAGGTTAACCCGTGGTGGGGTAGCCGTAGCGAAAGCGAGTCTGAATAGGGCGTGTTGAGTCGCTGGGTCTAGACCCGAAGCGGAGTGATCTACCCATGGCCAGGGTGAAGCCACAGTAAGATGTGGTGGAGGCCCGAACCCACTTCAGTTGAAAATGGAGGGGATGAGTTGTGGGTAGGGGTGAAAGGCCAATCAAACTCCGTGATAGCTGGTTCTCCCCGAAATGCATTTAGGTGCAGCGTCACGTGTTTCTTGCCGGAGGTAGAGCTACTGGATGGCCGATGGGCCCTACTAGGTTACTGACGTCAACCAAACTCCGAATGCCGGTAAGTGAGAGCGTGGCAGTGAGACTGCGGGGGATAAGCTTCGTAGTCGAGAGGGAAACAGCCCAGATCGCCGGCTAAGGCCCCTAAGCGTGTACTAAGTGGAAAAGGATGTGGGATTGCTGAGACAACCAGGAGGTTGGCTTAGAAGCAGCCACCCTTGAAAGAGTGCGTAATAGCTCACTGGTCAAGTGGTCCTGCGCCGACAATGTAGCGGGGCTCAAGTACACCGCCGAAGCCGCGGCAATCACACGTGTAACATCCATCATCTCCTGTGGGGGGTGGTGTAGTGGTGTGGTTGGGTAGGGGAGCGTCCTGCACTCGAGGAAGCAGTCTGGTGACGGGTTGTGGAGGGTGTGGGAGTGAGAATGCAGGCATGAGTAGCGAAAGACAAGTGAGAAACTTGTCCGCCGAATGACCAAGGGTTCCTGGGCCAGGTTAATCCGCCCAGGGTGAGTCGGGACCTAAGGCGAGGCCGACAGGCGTAGTCGATGGACAACGGGTTGATATTCCCGTACCCGTGTATCCGCGCCCAATGACGAATCGCATGTACTAACCACCCAAAAGCATCTTTTTCATCCTTCGGGGTGATCTGGGTGTGGCTGCGTGGGACCTTGTGTGTAGTAGTCAAGCGATGGGGTGACGCAGGAAGGTAGCAGGGCCACGCGGTTGGTTGTCGTGGTGTAAGCCGGTAGCACGAGGCATAGGTAAATCCGTGTCTCATGGTGTGTGAGAGGTGATGCGTAGCCGTTGAGGTGAATTCTGTGATCCTATGCTGCCGAGAAAAGCCTCTAGTGAGTTGGTACACGGCCCGTACCCCAAACCGACACAGGTGGTCAGGTAGAGAATACTAAGGCGATCGAGAGAACTGTGGTTAAGGAACTCGGCAAATTGCCCCCGTAACTTCGGGAGAAGGGGGACCACGTCTGGTGACGGCACTTGCTGCTTGAGCTGGGGGTGGTCGCAGAGACCAGAGAGAAGCGACTGTTTACTAAAAACACAGGTCCGTGCGAAGTCGTAAGACGAGGTATACGGACTGACGCCTGCCCGGTGCTGGAAGGTTAAGAGGACCGGTTAATCACCTTTGTGGTGGTGAAGCTGAGAATTTAAGCCCCAGTAAACGGCGGTGGTAACTATAACCATCCTAAGGTAGCGAAATTCCTTGTCGGGTAAGTTCCGACCTGCACGAATGGCGTAACGACTTCTCTGCTGTCTCAACCACAGACTCGGCGAAATTGCAGTACGAGTAAAGATGCTCGTTACGCGCGGCAGGACGAAAAGACCCCGGGACCTTCACTATAGCTTGGTATTGGTGTTCGGTACGGTTTGTGTAGGATAGGTGGGAGACTGTGAAGCAGGCACGCCAGTGTGTGTGGAGTCGTTGTTGAAATACCACTCTGATCGTATTGGGCTTCTAACCTCGGACCCTGATCGGGTTCAGGGACAGTGCCTGGTGGGTAGTTTAACTGGGGCGGTTGCCTCCTAAAATGTAACGGAGGCGCCCAAAGGTTCCCTCAGCCTGGATGGCAATCAGGTGTTGAGTGTAAGTGCACAAGGGAGCTTGACTGTGAGACGTACATGTCGAGCAGGGACGAAAGTCGGGACTAGTGATCCGGCACCGGCAAGTGGAAGCGGTGTCGCTCAACGGATAAAAGGTACCCCGGGGATAACAGGCTGATCTTCCCCAAGAGTCCATATCGACGGGATGGTTTGGCACCTCGATGTCGGCTCGTCGCATCCTGGGGCTGGAGTAGGTCCCAAGGGTTGGGCTGTTCGCCCATTAAAGCGGCACGCGAGCTGGGTTTAGAACGTCGTGAGACAGTTCGGTCTCTATCCGCCGCGCGCGTCTAGAAACTTGAGGAAACCTGTCCCTAGTACGAGAGGACCGGGACGGACGAACCTCTGGTGTGCCAGTTGTTCCGCCAGGAGCACCGCTGGTTAGCTACGTTCGGAAGGGATAACCGCTGAAAGCATCTAAGCGGGAAGCCTGTTCCAAGATGAGGTTTCTCACCCACCATTGGTGGGGTAAGGCCCCCTACAGACCATGGGGTTGATAGGCCAGAACTGTACGCACAGCAATGTGTTCAGGTGACTGGTACTAATCGGCCGAGGACTTACCAACAACACCCAAACACCAACAACGCAAGTATTGATCCCGCATCCACTATGCACCTCTGAAATAATACGCACACGCGGGTTTTTCGAATCGACGTAGGAGATTCGACAACGAAGCGACGAAGGAGGTTCGTTGTGGCCGTAGGCCGCTATCAAATGAATTACAGTCTTCAGTCGTTCATCGTTGCGTCCCGCGCAACCGTTAATTTCACAGAGTTACGGCGGCCATAGCGGAGGGGAAACGCCCGGCCCCATTCCGAACCCGGAAGCTAAGCCCTCCAGCGCCGATGGTACTGCACTTTAATCAGTGTGGGAGAGTAGGACACCGCCGAACACAACCACAGAGAAGGCCCCCGGAACCCCTAGGTTCCGGGGGCCTTCTTCGCATCCCCACGGTTGAGCGGGCCAGCCAGAGACGAGACTGCTGTTTCGCTGGAGGAGCCCGGGGGAACGCAGTGAGCCGAAGTCGAAACCACCCCGGCCCCGCAC harbors:
- a CDS encoding MadR family response regulator transcription factor — protein: MSRDGNEERRPIRTVLVDDHALLREGLRAVLERQPEVAVVGEAGSVDAALAEVAHTDPDVVVVDLKLTAGTDYEGMRLIGELKRWNPDVAVLVLTTFLDDDLVIRAVRAGARGYVVKDVDTTELVRAIRALADGGSAFDPRSSTIVMRTMSGERNVAEELTDREREVLRLLADGMSNAGIGKRLFISESTVKFHIRNVIRKLRVSKRTDAVYVASKRGLI
- the mftM gene encoding mycofactocin oligosaccharide methyltransferase MftM → MNEIDATHRPVRQILAGPGGSSGAAHPSARGPLPLRVRSRADRVKIEHRLSPAQISDDRIVSALGQLMEAGLLVGQNEFERAFVAVVESCGVPAETAWRWFYRNSVAELRSGQASFSPVHLRARSLLVGDEVLEVGSCFGFFALQCAQDGYRVAAIDIEPAALRLLDAAAREFGLDITTQVGDARDLPFPASSVDTVTLLHLLEHLDSSDVHRAIAEALCVARRRVIIAVPYEETPSEHFGHRQCLTEHDLRDWAAPWSSSHRIDVFDDHGGWLILDRR